The following coding sequences lie in one Streptomyces albofaciens JCM 4342 genomic window:
- the uvrA gene encoding excinuclease ABC subunit UvrA, translating to MADRLIVRGAREHNLRNVSLDLPRDSLIVFTGLSGSGKSSLAFDTIFAEGQRRYVESLSSYARQFLGQMDKPDVDFIEGLSPAVSIDQKSTSRNPRSTVGTITEVYDYLRLLFARIGKPHCPECGDPIARQSPQAIVDKVLELPEGSRFQVLAPLARERKGEFVDLFSDLQTKGYSRARVDGVTIQLSDPPKLKKQEKHTIEVVVDRLTVKDSAKRRLTDSVETALGLSGGMVILDFVDLDEDDPQRERMYSEHLYCPRDDLSFEELEPRSFSFNSPFGACPDCTGIGTRMEVDPELIIPDEEKSLDEGAVHPWSHGHTKEYFGRLIGALADALGFRTDIPWAGLPQRAKKAILNGHRTQIDVRYRNRYGRERSYTTAFEGAVPFVKRRHQEAESDSSRERFEGYMREVPCPTCEGTRLKPIVLAVTVKGRSIAEVSAMSISDCADFLREMKLDAREKKIAERVLKEVNERLKFLVDVGLDYLSLNRAAGTLSGGEAQRIRLATQIGSGLVGVLYVLDEPSIGLHQRDNHRLIETLVRLRDMGNTLIVVEHDEDTIKVADWVVDIGPGAGEHGGKVVHSGPMKELLANKDSVTGQYLSGRKAIVTPGVRRPADPKRQLTVHGAKENNLRDITVSFPLGVLTAVTGVSGSGKSTLVNDILYTHLARELNGAKSVPGRHVRVSGDDQVDKVVHVDQSPIGRTPRSNPATYTGVFDNIRKLFAETMEAKVRGYMPGRFSFNVKGGRCENCAGDGTIKIEMNFLPDVYVPCEVCHGARYNRETLEVHYKGKSIAEVLDMPIEEALSFFEAVPSIARHLKTLTEVGLGYVRLGQSAPTLSGGEAQRVKLASELQKRSTGRTVYVLDEPTTGLHFDDISKLIKVLSGLVDKGNSVIVIEHNLDVIKTADWIVDMGPEGGNGGGLVVAEGTPEQVAAVPASHTGKFLRDILGDRVSDAEPAPAAAAKKRAVTKTVAATKAPAKKTVSAKTGTKAAASKTTAKKTAAKPAAAEPAAAKKTAAKKATAKKATAKKATRARQA from the coding sequence GTGGCCGACCGTCTCATCGTCCGTGGCGCTCGCGAGCACAACCTGCGCAACGTCTCGCTCGACCTCCCCCGGGACTCCCTCATCGTCTTCACGGGGCTCTCCGGGTCGGGCAAGTCCTCGCTCGCCTTCGACACGATCTTCGCCGAGGGGCAGCGCCGCTATGTCGAGTCGCTCTCCTCGTACGCCCGGCAGTTCCTCGGGCAGATGGACAAGCCCGATGTGGACTTCATCGAGGGCCTGTCCCCCGCGGTCTCGATCGACCAGAAGTCGACCTCGCGCAACCCGCGCTCGACGGTCGGCACGATCACCGAGGTCTACGACTACCTCCGTCTGCTGTTCGCCCGTATCGGCAAGCCGCACTGCCCCGAGTGCGGCGACCCGATCGCCCGGCAGTCGCCGCAGGCCATCGTGGACAAGGTCCTGGAGCTGCCCGAAGGCAGCCGCTTCCAGGTGCTGGCCCCGCTCGCGCGCGAGCGCAAGGGCGAGTTCGTGGACCTCTTCTCCGACCTCCAGACCAAGGGCTACAGCCGCGCCCGCGTCGACGGCGTCACGATCCAGCTCTCCGACCCGCCCAAGCTCAAGAAGCAGGAGAAGCACACGATCGAGGTGGTCGTGGACCGCCTGACCGTCAAGGACAGCGCCAAGCGCCGGCTGACCGACTCCGTCGAGACCGCCCTCGGCCTGTCCGGCGGCATGGTCATCCTCGACTTCGTCGACCTGGACGAGGACGATCCGCAGCGCGAGCGGATGTATTCGGAGCACCTGTACTGCCCGCGCGACGACCTGTCGTTCGAGGAGCTGGAGCCCCGCTCCTTCTCCTTCAACTCGCCCTTCGGCGCCTGCCCCGACTGCACCGGCATCGGTACGCGCATGGAGGTCGACCCCGAGCTGATCATCCCGGACGAGGAGAAGTCCCTCGACGAGGGCGCCGTCCACCCCTGGTCGCACGGCCACACCAAGGAGTACTTCGGCCGTCTGATCGGCGCCCTGGCCGACGCCCTCGGATTCCGTACGGACATCCCCTGGGCCGGGCTGCCGCAGCGCGCCAAGAAGGCCATCCTCAACGGCCACCGCACCCAGATCGACGTCCGCTACCGCAACCGCTACGGCCGCGAGCGCTCGTACACCACCGCGTTCGAGGGCGCCGTGCCGTTCGTCAAGCGGCGCCACCAGGAGGCGGAGAGCGACAGCAGCCGCGAGCGCTTCGAGGGCTACATGCGCGAGGTGCCCTGCCCGACCTGTGAGGGCACGCGGCTGAAGCCGATCGTCCTCGCCGTCACGGTCAAGGGCCGCTCGATCGCCGAGGTCTCGGCCATGTCGATCAGCGACTGCGCCGACTTCCTGCGCGAGATGAAGCTCGACGCCCGCGAGAAGAAGATCGCCGAGCGGGTCCTCAAGGAGGTCAACGAGCGGCTGAAGTTCCTGGTCGACGTCGGCCTGGACTACCTCTCGCTGAACCGCGCCGCGGGCACCCTCTCCGGCGGCGAGGCCCAGCGCATCCGGCTCGCCACCCAGATCGGCTCCGGCCTGGTCGGCGTGCTGTACGTGCTCGACGAGCCGTCCATCGGCCTGCACCAGCGCGACAACCACCGCCTCATCGAGACGCTGGTGCGCCTGCGCGACATGGGCAACACGCTGATCGTCGTGGAGCACGACGAGGACACGATCAAGGTCGCCGACTGGGTCGTGGACATCGGCCCGGGCGCCGGCGAGCACGGCGGCAAGGTCGTGCACAGCGGCCCGATGAAGGAGCTGCTGGCCAACAAGGACTCGGTCACCGGGCAGTACCTCTCCGGCCGCAAGGCCATCGTGACGCCCGGGGTCCGGCGGCCCGCCGACCCCAAGCGGCAGCTGACGGTGCACGGCGCGAAGGAGAACAACCTCCGCGATATCACCGTCTCCTTCCCGCTCGGCGTGCTCACCGCGGTCACCGGCGTCTCCGGCTCCGGCAAGTCCACGCTGGTCAACGACATCCTCTACACCCACCTGGCCCGCGAGCTGAACGGTGCCAAGTCGGTGCCCGGCCGCCATGTGCGGGTCTCCGGCGACGACCAGGTGGACAAGGTCGTCCACGTCGACCAGTCGCCCATCGGCCGTACGCCGCGCTCCAACCCCGCGACGTACACCGGCGTCTTCGACAACATCCGCAAGCTGTTCGCGGAGACGATGGAGGCCAAGGTCCGCGGCTACATGCCGGGGCGCTTCTCCTTCAACGTCAAGGGCGGCCGCTGCGAGAACTGCGCGGGCGACGGCACGATCAAGATCGAGATGAACTTCCTGCCGGACGTGTACGTGCCGTGCGAGGTCTGCCACGGCGCGCGCTACAACCGGGAGACCCTGGAGGTCCACTACAAGGGCAAGTCCATCGCCGAGGTCCTGGACATGCCGATCGAGGAGGCGCTGAGCTTCTTCGAGGCCGTCCCGAGCATCGCCCGCCACCTGAAGACGCTCACCGAGGTCGGGCTGGGCTACGTCCGCCTCGGACAGTCCGCGCCGACCCTCTCCGGCGGTGAGGCACAGCGCGTCAAGCTCGCCTCCGAGCTCCAGAAGCGCTCCACCGGCCGCACGGTCTACGTCCTGGACGAGCCGACCACCGGTCTGCACTTCGACGACATCAGCAAGCTGATCAAGGTGCTGTCCGGCCTGGTCGACAAGGGCAACTCGGTCATCGTCATCGAGCACAACCTCGACGTGATCAAGACCGCGGACTGGATCGTGGACATGGGCCCCGAGGGCGGCAACGGCGGCGGCCTGGTCGTCGCCGAGGGCACGCCGGAGCAGGTCGCGGCGGTCCCGGCCAGCCACACGGGCAAGTTCCTGCGGGACATCCTGGGCGACCGGGTCAGCGACGCGGAGCCGGCCCCGGCCGCCGCAGCGAAGAAGCGCGCCGTGACGAAGACCGTCGCCGCGACGAAGGCCCCGGCGAAGAAGACCGTCTCGGCGAAGACCGGCACCAAGGCAGCCGCTTCGAAGACGACGGCGAAGAAGACGGCCGCCAAGCCCGCGGCTGCCGAGCCCGCGGCCGCCAAGAAGACAGCCGCGAAGAAGGCAACCGCGAAGAAGGCGACCGCGAAGAAGGCGACGCGGGCCCGCCAGGCCTGA
- a CDS encoding MBL fold metallo-hydrolase, giving the protein MSYTGAVKVGGPADVHELADLMISKVAVGPMDNNAYLLRCRATGEQLLIDAAAEPRTLLNLIGDGGIAAVVTTHQHGDHWGALREVVDATGARTYAGRYDAEGIPVPTDVPVEDGDTIAVGQVRLTARHLVGHTPGSIALIYDDPHGHPHVFTGDCLFPGGIGNTWDDPERFTSLLDDVSAKLFDRLPDETWVYPGHGADTTLGAERPHLAEWRERGW; this is encoded by the coding sequence ATGAGCTACACGGGAGCAGTGAAGGTCGGCGGACCGGCCGACGTGCACGAGTTGGCCGACCTGATGATCTCCAAGGTCGCGGTGGGCCCGATGGACAACAACGCCTACCTGCTGCGCTGCCGGGCGACCGGCGAACAGCTGCTGATCGACGCCGCCGCCGAGCCGCGCACCCTCCTCAACCTGATCGGCGACGGCGGCATCGCCGCCGTGGTGACCACCCATCAGCACGGCGACCACTGGGGCGCGCTGCGCGAGGTGGTGGACGCGACGGGCGCCCGTACGTACGCGGGCCGGTACGACGCCGAGGGCATCCCCGTACCGACCGACGTGCCCGTCGAGGACGGCGACACCATCGCCGTCGGGCAGGTGCGGCTGACCGCCCGCCACCTGGTCGGCCACACCCCGGGCAGCATCGCCCTGATCTACGACGACCCGCACGGCCACCCGCACGTCTTCACCGGCGACTGCCTCTTCCCGGGCGGCATCGGCAACACGTGGGACGACCCGGAGCGGTTCACCAGCCTCCTCGACGACGTCTCGGCCAAGCTGTTCGACCGGCTGCCGGACGAGACCTGGGTCTACCCGGGCCACGGCGCGGACACCACGCTCGGCGCGGAGCGCCCGCACCTCGCCGAGTGGCGCGAACGCGGCTGGTGA
- a CDS encoding TetR/AcrR family transcriptional regulator: MADDVEEKARRGGGGHAPADGEGLSLRELKKIRTRERISGEATRLFVARGFEQVTVAEVARAAEVSTMTVFNYFPRKEDLFLDRIPEAFELVTRAVRERGEGVGPLEALHRLALDLLAQGHPLAGVGFWDRYWWQVLVDSTALQARGREALEEFEDTLAGLFAEAEGAGPDEHGPRLAAALTVAAYRSVYATVIRRQMAGAPVEEIVAEQRELLQHTFDVLSRVL; encoded by the coding sequence ATGGCTGATGACGTGGAGGAGAAGGCGCGGCGCGGTGGCGGTGGCCACGCGCCGGCGGACGGCGAAGGGCTCTCGCTGCGCGAGCTGAAGAAGATCCGGACCCGTGAGCGGATCTCCGGTGAGGCCACCCGGCTCTTCGTCGCGCGCGGCTTCGAGCAGGTCACCGTCGCCGAGGTCGCCCGCGCCGCCGAGGTCTCGACGATGACCGTCTTCAACTACTTCCCCCGCAAGGAAGACCTCTTCCTCGACCGCATTCCCGAGGCCTTCGAGCTGGTGACGCGGGCCGTACGGGAGCGGGGCGAAGGCGTCGGGCCGTTGGAGGCGCTGCACCGCCTCGCGCTCGATCTGCTGGCGCAGGGGCATCCGCTCGCGGGAGTCGGGTTCTGGGACCGGTACTGGTGGCAGGTGCTGGTGGACTCGACGGCGTTGCAGGCGCGCGGGCGCGAGGCCCTGGAGGAGTTCGAGGACACGCTCGCCGGGCTGTTCGCGGAGGCCGAGGGCGCCGGGCCGGACGAGCACGGGCCGAGGCTGGCCGCGGCGCTGACCGTGGCCGCGTACCGTTCCGTGTACGCGACGGTCATCCGTCGGCAGATGGCCGGCGCCCCCGTCGAGGAGATCGTCGCGGAGCAGAGGGAGCTGCTGCAGCACACGTTCGACGTGCTGTCACGGGTGCTTTAG
- a CDS encoding LacI family DNA-binding transcriptional regulator — protein sequence MTTMVDVARRAGVSVATVSHVLNETRPVRPDTRAAVLAAIDELGYTHNTLARSLVTARTRSIGLAVSAISNPYFTEILQGVEAGALEAGYSLLIADPHDDPEHERKVVRLLHERRVDGMIVAPSAEPAGMADYLTRRKVPAVFLDRLVGDAYDQVCAENTAPVRQLVEHLADLGHTRIGLVAGLPGLSTTTERVQGYREGLRVRGLPFAPELLAGGNSEAEGAEDATRHLLAAPEPPTAIITANNAMTIGTLRALRDLGLDVPRDIALACFDDFSWADLFAPRLTAISQPSKEIGAAAVRLLLERLEDPDRPPRTLRLPCTYVHRESCGCTGAGR from the coding sequence ATGACGACGATGGTCGATGTGGCACGGCGGGCGGGGGTCTCCGTGGCCACGGTCTCGCATGTGCTCAACGAGACCCGGCCGGTACGCCCCGACACCCGCGCCGCCGTCCTCGCGGCCATCGACGAGCTGGGCTACACCCACAACACGCTGGCCCGTTCGCTGGTCACCGCGCGCACCCGCTCCATAGGCCTCGCGGTCTCCGCGATCAGCAACCCGTACTTCACCGAGATCCTCCAGGGCGTCGAGGCCGGTGCCCTCGAAGCGGGCTACAGCCTGCTGATCGCCGACCCGCACGACGACCCGGAGCACGAGCGGAAGGTCGTCCGGCTGCTGCACGAGCGCCGGGTGGACGGCATGATCGTCGCACCGTCCGCGGAGCCCGCGGGCATGGCCGACTACCTCACCCGGCGCAAGGTTCCGGCCGTCTTCCTCGACCGGCTCGTCGGCGACGCGTACGACCAGGTCTGCGCGGAGAACACCGCCCCCGTACGGCAGCTCGTCGAGCACCTCGCCGATCTGGGCCACACCCGGATCGGGCTGGTCGCCGGGCTGCCCGGGCTGAGCACCACCACCGAGCGCGTCCAGGGCTACCGCGAGGGCCTGCGCGTCCGAGGCCTGCCCTTCGCCCCCGAACTGCTGGCGGGCGGCAACTCCGAGGCGGAGGGCGCCGAGGACGCCACCCGGCACCTGCTCGCCGCCCCCGAACCGCCCACCGCGATCATCACCGCCAACAACGCGATGACGATCGGCACCCTGCGCGCGCTCCGCGACCTCGGCCTCGACGTGCCCCGCGACATCGCGCTGGCCTGCTTCGACGACTTCTCGTGGGCGGACCTGTTCGCCCCGCGTCTGACGGCGATCTCCCAGCCCAGCAAGGAGATCGGGGCCGCCGCGGTACGGCTGCTCCTGGAGCGGCTGGAGGACCCGGACCGCCCGCCGCGCACGCTCCGGCTGCCTTGTACGTATGTGCACCGCGAATCCTGCGGCTGCACCGGCGCCGGGCGCTGA
- a CDS encoding FAD-dependent monooxygenase — translation MNMETTGGTTPRTDVVIAGAGPVGLMLACELALRGVRTVVLERLTEVDETIKAGGINTPTAEAFYRRGLLPALAAVQREAFGRFHSFVRQRQAAGASSVRPAPRFAGHFAGIMLRAELLDTSDPDFHHAGPADEVGFVAQQALERLLAERAAGLGVEVRRGVELTGFEADADGVTVHICEAGEAREGGKAGEIGKSGEVGETGEVGETREVEETREVEETGEVEEAAEAGGAGGEELRAGWLVGCDGGRSTVRRLAGFPFPGTDPEITGRQALVEMTGADKLGMGWNETDNGIYSHGPVPGRILTVEFDGPPADRSAPVTPEEVQASLRKVSGTDVTVTKVNTATRFTDNTRQVPEYRRGRVLLAGDAAHVHPPFGGQGLNLGIGDAMNLGWKLAATVHGHAPDGLLDTYTAERHPVGAWVLDWTRAQIAVMRPTPHSRALRKVVTELTGTVTGTTYFAKKISGVWQRYDLPGDHPLTGRSVPDLVFADGTRLGAQLEDGRGLLFVLTEDPGLAGRAAGYADGYEGRLRVVTARCPDRPELAGLLVRPDGVVAWAAGTEASPGGEAAGEGAARTCTGGTATAVRTAGAATAARTADTATATRTAGTATATTCTATATTCTATAATCTAPASACTADELAALEDALRRWFGAPDGMAV, via the coding sequence ATGAACATGGAGACCACCGGGGGAACCACTCCCCGGACTGATGTGGTGATCGCGGGCGCCGGGCCCGTCGGACTGATGCTCGCCTGCGAACTCGCCCTGCGCGGGGTACGGACCGTCGTACTGGAGCGCCTGACCGAGGTGGACGAGACGATCAAGGCGGGCGGCATCAACACGCCCACCGCGGAGGCCTTCTACCGCCGCGGCCTGCTGCCCGCGCTCGCCGCCGTACAGAGGGAGGCCTTCGGCCGGTTCCACTCCTTCGTGCGACAGCGGCAGGCGGCCGGGGCGAGCTCCGTACGCCCGGCGCCGAGGTTCGCCGGGCACTTCGCGGGGATCATGCTGCGCGCCGAGTTGCTGGACACGTCCGACCCCGACTTCCACCACGCCGGACCGGCCGATGAGGTCGGGTTCGTGGCACAGCAGGCACTGGAGCGGCTGCTCGCCGAGCGCGCCGCCGGACTCGGCGTCGAGGTGCGCCGCGGTGTGGAGCTGACCGGCTTCGAAGCGGATGCGGACGGGGTGACGGTGCACATCTGCGAGGCCGGAGAGGCCAGAGAGGGAGGAAAGGCCGGAGAGATCGGAAAGTCCGGAGAGGTCGGAGAGACCGGAGAGGTCGGAGAGACCAGAGAGGTCGAAGAGACCAGAGAGGTCGAAGAGACCGGAGAGGTCGAAGAGGCCGCAGAGGCGGGAGGCGCAGGCGGGGAGGAACTGCGGGCCGGCTGGCTGGTGGGCTGTGACGGCGGACGCAGTACGGTCCGCAGGCTCGCCGGGTTCCCCTTCCCCGGCACCGATCCGGAGATCACCGGCCGCCAGGCGCTGGTGGAGATGACCGGCGCCGACAAGCTCGGCATGGGCTGGAACGAGACGGACAACGGCATCTACAGCCACGGCCCGGTGCCCGGCCGCATCCTCACCGTCGAGTTCGACGGGCCGCCCGCGGACCGCTCCGCCCCCGTCACGCCGGAGGAGGTGCAGGCGAGCCTGCGCAAGGTGTCGGGGACCGACGTCACGGTCACCAAGGTGAACACGGCCACCCGCTTCACCGACAACACCCGCCAGGTCCCCGAGTACCGCCGCGGGCGCGTCCTGCTGGCCGGTGACGCGGCACACGTCCACCCGCCGTTCGGCGGCCAGGGTCTCAACCTGGGCATCGGGGACGCGATGAATCTGGGCTGGAAGCTGGCCGCGACGGTCCACGGTCACGCGCCGGACGGGCTGCTGGACACCTACACCGCCGAGCGGCATCCGGTCGGCGCGTGGGTGCTGGACTGGACCCGCGCCCAGATCGCGGTGATGCGTCCGACGCCGCACTCCCGGGCCCTGCGCAAGGTGGTCACCGAACTGACCGGCACGGTCACCGGCACCACGTACTTCGCCAAGAAGATCTCCGGGGTGTGGCAGCGCTACGACCTGCCCGGCGACCACCCGCTGACCGGCCGCAGCGTCCCCGACCTGGTCTTCGCCGACGGCACCCGGCTCGGCGCGCAGTTGGAGGACGGGCGGGGGCTGCTGTTCGTCCTCACCGAGGACCCCGGCCTGGCCGGTCGGGCCGCCGGGTACGCCGACGGGTACGAGGGCCGGCTGCGCGTGGTGACCGCCCGCTGCCCGGACCGTCCGGAACTGGCCGGGCTGCTGGTGCGGCCGGACGGCGTGGTGGCGTGGGCCGCGGGTACGGAGGCATCGCCGGGCGGGGAAGCGGCGGGTGAGGGCGCAGCCCGTACCTGTACGGGCGGTACGGCGACCGCCGTCCGTACGGCCGGTGCAGCAACCGCCGCCCGTACGGCCGATACGGCGACCGCCACCCGTACGGCCGGTACGGCGACCGCCACCACCTGCACGGCGACCGCCACCACCTGCACGGCGACTGCCGCCACCTGCACGGCTCCCGCCAGCGCCTGCACGGCGGATGAACTGGCCGCGCTTGAGGACGCATTGCGGCGGTGGTTCGGCGCTCCCGACGGAATGGCTGTCTGA
- a CDS encoding TerC family protein: MDVSLTLWVLTIVGLCALITADFFIGGRKPHEVSLKEAGIWTAVWIALAALFGLGLLVFGGGQPAGEFFAGFITEKSLSVDNLFVFVLIMAKFAVPTIYQQRVLMVGVLIALVLRAGFIGAGAAIIANFSWVFYLFGAFLIWTAWKLIQEARAEEQDEEFEENRFLKMVERRFPSTDRYHGTKLFVVENGRRLMTPMLIVMLAIGTTDVLFALDSIPAIFGLTQDPYIVFTANAFALMGLRQLYFLIGGLLKKLVHLSYGLSIILGFIGVKLVLHALHESGVSVPEISIPVSLGVICAVLVVTTITSLRASKKQARAAAEATAAKENTKDAIDV; encoded by the coding sequence GTGGACGTTTCCCTGACCCTGTGGGTGCTGACCATCGTCGGTCTGTGCGCCCTGATCACCGCCGACTTCTTCATCGGCGGCCGCAAACCGCACGAGGTCTCCCTCAAGGAGGCCGGTATCTGGACCGCCGTCTGGATCGCGCTCGCCGCGCTCTTCGGGCTCGGCCTGCTGGTCTTCGGCGGCGGGCAGCCGGCCGGCGAGTTCTTCGCGGGCTTCATCACCGAGAAGTCGCTGAGCGTCGACAACCTCTTCGTCTTCGTCCTGATCATGGCGAAGTTCGCGGTGCCGACGATCTACCAGCAGCGGGTGCTGATGGTGGGTGTGCTGATCGCGCTGGTGCTGCGTGCCGGGTTCATCGGCGCGGGTGCCGCGATCATCGCCAACTTCTCGTGGGTCTTCTACCTCTTCGGCGCCTTCCTCATCTGGACGGCCTGGAAGCTCATCCAGGAGGCGCGCGCGGAGGAGCAGGACGAGGAGTTCGAGGAGAACCGCTTCCTGAAGATGGTCGAGCGGCGATTCCCGTCGACCGACCGCTACCACGGCACCAAGCTGTTCGTCGTCGAGAACGGCCGGCGCCTGATGACCCCGATGCTGATCGTCATGCTGGCGATCGGCACCACCGACGTGCTGTTCGCGCTGGACTCGATCCCGGCGATCTTCGGCCTCACCCAGGACCCGTACATCGTCTTCACCGCCAACGCGTTCGCCCTGATGGGCCTGCGGCAGCTGTACTTCCTCATCGGCGGCCTGCTGAAGAAGCTGGTGCACCTCTCGTACGGTCTGTCGATCATCCTCGGATTCATCGGCGTGAAGCTGGTGCTGCACGCTCTGCACGAGTCGGGGGTGAGCGTTCCGGAGATCAGCATCCCGGTCTCGCTCGGCGTGATCTGCGCCGTCCTCGTCGTCACGACGATCACGAGCCTGCGGGCCTCGAAGAAGCAGGCGCGGGCGGCGGCGGAGGCCACCGCGGCGAAGGAAAACACCAAAGACGCCATAGACGTCTGA
- a CDS encoding maleylpyruvate isomerase family mycothiol-dependent enzyme, with protein MTDNAPPATPDFAQDAAAVREATDRLLVSAGKLDDAAIGEPSLLPDWTRGHLLAHVARNADALVNLLTWARTGVRTPMYASAEARDADIAAGADRPLAVHLDDLRSSADRFDAAVAALPPARLTYELEMRNGVIERAARLPFRRLAEVELHRIDLGVGYGIEQLPTAFVDAELAFLTGVKFAGHIDVPAVELRAPDGRRWRTGRTERTGVVTEDTGDVPYVVVSGPPAELVGWLTGRAKGTGLDTRGGPLPALPPL; from the coding sequence ATGACCGACAATGCGCCCCCCGCCACGCCGGATTTCGCGCAGGACGCCGCCGCCGTCCGTGAAGCGACCGACCGACTGCTCGTCTCCGCCGGGAAGTTGGACGACGCGGCGATCGGAGAACCGTCACTGCTGCCCGACTGGACCCGCGGTCACCTCCTGGCTCATGTGGCCCGCAACGCCGATGCCCTGGTCAATCTGCTGACCTGGGCGCGTACCGGCGTCCGCACCCCGATGTACGCCAGTGCCGAGGCCCGCGACGCGGACATCGCCGCCGGTGCCGACCGGCCGCTCGCCGTGCACCTGGACGACCTGCGCTCCAGCGCCGACCGCTTCGACGCGGCCGTGGCGGCGCTGCCGCCCGCCCGCCTCACCTACGAGCTGGAGATGCGCAACGGCGTCATCGAACGCGCCGCCCGGCTGCCGTTCCGCCGCCTGGCCGAGGTCGAGCTGCACCGTATCGACCTGGGCGTCGGCTACGGGATCGAGCAGTTGCCGACCGCCTTCGTCGACGCGGAACTGGCGTTTCTGACGGGTGTGAAGTTCGCCGGTCACATCGACGTGCCGGCCGTGGAGCTGCGCGCTCCCGACGGGCGGCGGTGGCGCACCGGCCGTACGGAGCGCACGGGTGTGGTCACCGAGGACACCGGGGACGTCCCGTACGTGGTGGTGTCCGGGCCGCCGGCCGAATTGGTCGGCTGGCTCACCGGCCGCGCCAAAGGCACCGGACTCGACACCCGGGGCGGCCCCCTTCCGGCCCTTCCCCCGCTTTAG
- a CDS encoding carbohydrate kinase family protein produces the protein MIVVAGEALIDLVPSSQPPTGDGPLPALLPRRGGGPYNTALALGRLGSPAAFCSRVSTDSFGEELLRGLRADGVDTSLVQRGSEPTTLAVADISPDGSAGYGFYADGTADRLFTLPGELPAAVRAVSFGTCSLVLEPGASAYESLMRRSAEQGIFTALDPNIRAGLIADADAYRARFRSWLPHVTLLKLSEEDAEWLAGPQGVAAAVKDWLTAGPAAVVLTRGGDGLCVRTPGGDGIAVPGERVEVADTIGAGDTVNAALLNRLDAHGALAPDALAALSPDAWRDILGFAARAAAMTCSRPGAQPPYATELVGPE, from the coding sequence GTGATCGTCGTCGCCGGCGAGGCCCTGATCGACCTCGTGCCCAGCTCGCAACCGCCGACCGGGGACGGGCCGCTGCCCGCGCTGCTGCCGCGCCGGGGCGGCGGCCCGTACAACACCGCCCTCGCCCTGGGGCGGCTCGGCTCGCCCGCCGCGTTCTGCTCGCGGGTGTCCACCGACAGCTTCGGGGAGGAGCTGCTGCGCGGGCTGCGCGCGGACGGCGTGGACACCTCGCTGGTGCAGCGCGGCAGCGAGCCCACCACCCTGGCCGTCGCGGACATCAGCCCGGACGGTTCGGCGGGTTACGGCTTCTACGCCGACGGCACCGCCGACCGGCTGTTCACCCTGCCGGGCGAACTGCCCGCCGCGGTGCGGGCGGTGTCGTTCGGCACCTGTTCGCTGGTCCTGGAGCCGGGCGCGAGCGCGTACGAGTCGCTCATGCGCCGCTCGGCGGAGCAGGGCATCTTCACGGCGCTGGACCCCAACATCCGCGCCGGACTGATCGCGGACGCGGACGCCTACCGGGCCCGCTTCCGCTCCTGGCTGCCGCACGTGACGCTGCTGAAGCTCTCGGAGGAGGACGCGGAGTGGCTGGCCGGTCCCCAGGGCGTCGCGGCCGCGGTGAAGGACTGGCTGACGGCCGGGCCTGCGGCGGTGGTGCTCACACGCGGCGGTGACGGGCTGTGCGTACGGACGCCGGGCGGGGACGGGATCGCGGTGCCCGGTGAGCGGGTCGAGGTCGCGGACACGATCGGCGCGGGCGACACGGTCAACGCGGCGCTGCTGAACCGTCTCGACGCGCACGGCGCCCTGGCCCCCGACGCGCTCGCCGCCCTCTCCCCCGACGCCTGGCGCGACATCCTCGGCTTCGCGGCCCGCGCGGCGGCGATGACCTGCTCCCGTCCCGGCGCGCAGCCGCCGTATGCGACGGAGCTGGTGGGGCCGGAGTGA